A section of the Phaseolus vulgaris cultivar G19833 chromosome 8, P. vulgaris v2.0, whole genome shotgun sequence genome encodes:
- the LOC137823768 gene encoding WD repeat-containing protein 26 homolog isoform X1, with amino-acid sequence MGGVEDEEPALKRMKLSSKGLVALSNGSSSKEPVGGLSRDFMARPLPSKGDEQVVGSKGVIKKEEFVRIIAKALYSLGYGKSGAHLEEESGIPLHSPGVNIFMQQILDGNWDDSVATLRKIALADESMVRSASFLILEQKFFELLNGENVMEALKTLRTEIAPLCINSSKIRELSSCIVSPSPRLARVRSRSKLLEELQKLLPPTVMIPEKRLEHLVEQALILQREACPFHNSLDKEMSLYSDHHCGKDQIPSSTLQILEAHDDEVWFVQFSHNGKYLASASNDRTAIIWEVGVSGGLTVKHRLTGHQKPVSSVSWSPNDQELLTCGVEEAIRRWDVSTGKCIQIYEKAGTGLVSCTWFPCGKYILCGFSDKSICMWDLDGKEVESWKGKKTLKISDLEIMDNGKEILSICKSNAVLLFNRETNNERFIEEYESITAFSLSKDNKFLLVNLLNQEIHLWNIEGDPRLVGKYKGHRSARFIIRSCFGGLKQAFIASGSEDSQVYIWHRSSGELIEALPGHSGSVNCVSWNPANPHMLASASDDRTIRIWGLNCLHNNYQNVPSNGIHHHCNGET; translated from the exons ATGGGAGGTGTGGAAGATGAAGAACCAGCTTTAAAGCGAATGAAGTTATCCTCTAAAGGATTAGTTGCCTTGTCTAACGGTTCTTCTTCTAAAGAGCCTGTTGGAGGCTTGTCCAGGGACTTCATGGCGCGGCCTCTACCGTCCAAAGGGGACGAACAAGTTGTTGGTTCCAAAGGGGTTATAAAGAAAGAGGAATTTGTCAGGATAATTGCAAAGGCTTTATATTCTCTCGGTTACGGAAAGAGTGGGGCACATTTAGAGGAGGAGTCTGGAATACCTTTACACTCTCCTGGGGTGAATATCTTTATGCAGCAAATACTTGATGGGAATTGGGATGACAGTGTAGCCACATTACGTAAAATTGCTCTTGCAGATGAAAGCATGGTCAGGTCAGCCTCATTTTTAATATTGGAGCAGAAATTCTTTGAGCTTCTAAATGGGGAAAATGTCATGGAAGCATTGAAGACCTTGAGGACGGAGATTGCTCCACTTTGCATTAATAGTAGTAAAATTCGAGAACTTTCTTCCTGCATTGTTTCACCTTCTCCTAGACTTGCAAGGGTGAGGTCTCGGTCAAAGCTTCTAGAGGAATTGCAGAAACTGCTTCCCCCTACAGTAATGATACCTGAAAAGAGGTTGGAGCATCTAGTTGAACAAGCCCTTATCTTACAACGAGAGGCATGCCCATTTCATAATTCATTGGACAAGGAGATGTCATTATATTCAGATCATCATTGTGGAAAAGATCAGATTCCTTCCAGTACATTACAG ATATTAGAGGCACATGATGATGAAGTCTGGTTTGTACAATTTTCACATAATGGGAAATATTTAGCTTCAGCATCAAATGATCGAACTGCAATAATTTGGGAG gttGGAGTAAGTGGTGGACTGACTGTAAAGCATAGATTGACTGGTCACCAGAAACCTGTTTCTTCAGTTTCATGGAGTCCTAATGACCAAGAGCTCCTCACATGTGGAGTGGAGGAGGCTATTAGGCGTTGGGATGTCTCCACTGGCAAATGCATCCAAATTTATGAAAAAGCTGGTACTGGCCTAGTTTCCTGTACGTGGTTCCCATGTGGGAAATATATACTTTGTGGCTTCAGTGACAAGAGCATTTGCATGTGGGATTTAGATGGGAAAGAAGTGGAGTCTTGGAAAGGAAAAAAAACCCTTAAGATATCTGATTTGGAAATCATGGATAACGGGAAAGAGATTCTAAGTATTTGTAAATCCAATGCCGTACTGTTGTTCAATAGAGAAACAAATAATGAGAGATTTATTGAAGAGTATGAATCAATAACGGCTTTTTCCTTATCAAAGGATAACAAATTCTTGTTGGTTAATCTTTTGAATCAAGAAATACATCTATGGAACATTGAAGGCGATCCTAGGCTTGTTGGCAAGTACAAAGGTCATAGAAGTGCCCGATTTATTATCAGGTCTTGCTTTGGTGGCCTTAAGCAAGCTTTTATTGCAAGTGGAAGTGAGGATTCACAG GTTTACATATGGCACAGAAGCTCAGGGGAGCTAATAGAAGCATTGCCTGGTCATTCAGGATCTGTAAATTGTGTAAGCTGGAACCCAGCAAACCCCCACATGTTAGCCTCAGCTAGTGATGACCGGACAATTCGGATATGGGGTCTAAATTGTCTGCACAACAACTACCAAAATGTTCCCAGCAATGGCATCCACCATCACTGCAATGGGGAAACTTAG
- the LOC137823768 gene encoding WD repeat-containing protein 26 homolog isoform X2: MGGVEDEEPALKRMKLSSKGLVALSNGSSSKEPVGGLSRDFMARPLPSKGDEQVVGSKGVIKKEEFVRIIAKALYSLGYGKSGAHLEEESGIPLHSPGVNIFMQQILDGNWDDSVATLRKIALADESMVRSASFLILEQKFFELLNGENVMEALKTLRTEIAPLCINSSKIRELSSCIVSPSPRLARVRSRSKLLEELQKLLPPTVMIPEKRLEHLVEQALILQREACPFHNSLDKEMSLYSDHHCGKDQIPSSTLQILEAHDDEVWFVQFSHNGKYLASASNDRTAIIWEVGVSGGLTVKHRLTGHQKPVSSVSWSPNDQELLTCGVEEAIRRWDVSTGKCIQIYEKAGTGLVSCTWFPCGKYILCGFSDKSICMWDLDGKEVESWKGKKTLKISDLEIMDNGKEILSICKSNAVLLFNRETNNERFIEEYESITAFSLSKDNKFLLVNLLNQEIHLWNIEGDPRLVGKYKGHRSARFIIRSCFGGLKQAFIASGSEDSQHVGSLQCY; this comes from the exons ATGGGAGGTGTGGAAGATGAAGAACCAGCTTTAAAGCGAATGAAGTTATCCTCTAAAGGATTAGTTGCCTTGTCTAACGGTTCTTCTTCTAAAGAGCCTGTTGGAGGCTTGTCCAGGGACTTCATGGCGCGGCCTCTACCGTCCAAAGGGGACGAACAAGTTGTTGGTTCCAAAGGGGTTATAAAGAAAGAGGAATTTGTCAGGATAATTGCAAAGGCTTTATATTCTCTCGGTTACGGAAAGAGTGGGGCACATTTAGAGGAGGAGTCTGGAATACCTTTACACTCTCCTGGGGTGAATATCTTTATGCAGCAAATACTTGATGGGAATTGGGATGACAGTGTAGCCACATTACGTAAAATTGCTCTTGCAGATGAAAGCATGGTCAGGTCAGCCTCATTTTTAATATTGGAGCAGAAATTCTTTGAGCTTCTAAATGGGGAAAATGTCATGGAAGCATTGAAGACCTTGAGGACGGAGATTGCTCCACTTTGCATTAATAGTAGTAAAATTCGAGAACTTTCTTCCTGCATTGTTTCACCTTCTCCTAGACTTGCAAGGGTGAGGTCTCGGTCAAAGCTTCTAGAGGAATTGCAGAAACTGCTTCCCCCTACAGTAATGATACCTGAAAAGAGGTTGGAGCATCTAGTTGAACAAGCCCTTATCTTACAACGAGAGGCATGCCCATTTCATAATTCATTGGACAAGGAGATGTCATTATATTCAGATCATCATTGTGGAAAAGATCAGATTCCTTCCAGTACATTACAG ATATTAGAGGCACATGATGATGAAGTCTGGTTTGTACAATTTTCACATAATGGGAAATATTTAGCTTCAGCATCAAATGATCGAACTGCAATAATTTGGGAG gttGGAGTAAGTGGTGGACTGACTGTAAAGCATAGATTGACTGGTCACCAGAAACCTGTTTCTTCAGTTTCATGGAGTCCTAATGACCAAGAGCTCCTCACATGTGGAGTGGAGGAGGCTATTAGGCGTTGGGATGTCTCCACTGGCAAATGCATCCAAATTTATGAAAAAGCTGGTACTGGCCTAGTTTCCTGTACGTGGTTCCCATGTGGGAAATATATACTTTGTGGCTTCAGTGACAAGAGCATTTGCATGTGGGATTTAGATGGGAAAGAAGTGGAGTCTTGGAAAGGAAAAAAAACCCTTAAGATATCTGATTTGGAAATCATGGATAACGGGAAAGAGATTCTAAGTATTTGTAAATCCAATGCCGTACTGTTGTTCAATAGAGAAACAAATAATGAGAGATTTATTGAAGAGTATGAATCAATAACGGCTTTTTCCTTATCAAAGGATAACAAATTCTTGTTGGTTAATCTTTTGAATCAAGAAATACATCTATGGAACATTGAAGGCGATCCTAGGCTTGTTGGCAAGTACAAAGGTCATAGAAGTGCCCGATTTATTATCAGGTCTTGCTTTGGTGGCCTTAAGCAAGCTTTTATTGCAAGTGGAAGTGAGGATTCACAG CATGTAGGATCCCTGCAATGTTATTGA